From Candidatus Zymogenus saltonus, the proteins below share one genomic window:
- a CDS encoding glycosyltransferase family 4 protein, with protein sequence MKRIEEEKLGEININIRLVYVTTVPDTIRAFLMGGHIDFMKSAGFEVICVSSPGKALDEAGRYNEVGVHGIKMTRGITPVSDLRGLVSLYFLFRRIKPEVVNLSTPKASLLGSVAAWAARVPVRIYMNRGTVFVNDRGVKRLVLKWVERLTSRLCHQTIFVSNSQMEFARREKTVSKKKGIVLRSGACELNAARFDPERGDIKEKAAVLREGLGLPGREKGALTVGYVGRLERDKGIIELSAAWGVLREKYPNIYLLLVGPWDTERVDNAVLEIKGRFERDGRVVPVGYVEDVAPYYLLMDVLIFPSHREGFPYAPMEAAAMRLPVVATDAIGCVDAVVSGETGFLVPRGDVGSLCDAVARLLDDPSLRRRLGGAGRERCVRDFSPEPIREALADEYKRLLKERSL encoded by the coding sequence GTGAAGAGGATTGAGGAGGAGAAGCTGGGGGAAATAAATATAAATATAAGGCTCGTCTACGTAACCACCGTGCCGGATACGATCCGGGCCTTCTTGATGGGAGGCCACATCGATTTCATGAAGTCGGCCGGGTTTGAGGTTATCTGCGTCTCGTCGCCGGGTAAAGCCCTCGATGAGGCCGGCCGTTATAACGAGGTCGGGGTTCATGGGATTAAAATGACGAGAGGGATTACACCGGTCTCCGATTTGAGGGGCCTTGTATCATTATACTTTCTTTTTCGGCGTATTAAGCCGGAGGTCGTAAACCTGAGCACCCCTAAGGCCTCCCTTTTGGGCTCTGTTGCGGCGTGGGCGGCCCGGGTGCCGGTGAGGATATATATGAACCGCGGCACCGTCTTCGTGAATGACAGGGGCGTTAAAAGGCTCGTCCTGAAGTGGGTTGAGCGGCTGACGTCGAGACTCTGCCACCAGACGATATTCGTATCGAACTCACAGATGGAGTTTGCGAGGAGGGAAAAGACGGTCTCGAAGAAAAAGGGGATCGTCCTCCGCTCCGGCGCTTGCGAGCTGAACGCGGCCCGGTTCGATCCCGAGAGGGGGGATATAAAGGAAAAGGCCGCTGTCCTTCGCGAGGGGCTGGGCCTGCCGGGTCGGGAAAAAGGGGCGTTGACCGTCGGCTACGTGGGGAGGCTGGAGCGGGACAAGGGGATAATCGAGCTTTCGGCGGCCTGGGGTGTCCTGCGGGAGAAGTATCCGAATATTTACCTGCTCCTCGTGGGTCCGTGGGATACGGAGAGGGTCGACAATGCTGTCCTTGAGATAAAGGGGAGATTCGAGAGGGACGGGAGGGTCGTGCCTGTCGGTTACGTCGAGGATGTCGCCCCCTACTATTTGTTGATGGACGTGCTTATCTTCCCCTCCCACAGGGAGGGATTCCCCTACGCCCCAATGGAAGCGGCCGCCATGAGGCTCCCCGTTGTGGCGACAGATGCTATTGGATGTGTGGACGCCGTCGTTAGTGGCGAGACCGGATTCTTGGTGCCGAGGGGTGATGTCGGCTCCCTCTGTGACGCCGTGGCCAGGCTCTTGGACGACCCGAGCTTAAGGCGAAGGCTCGGCGGGGCGGGCCGCGAGCGCTGCGTCAGGGATTTTTCCCCGGAGCCGATCCGGGAGGCGCTGGCCGATGAATACAAGAGGCTCTTGAAGGAGAGGTCTTTGTAG
- a CDS encoding acetyltransferase has protein sequence MKAPRNLWVFGAGGHGMVVAETAMESGLKVSGFLDDDEGKWGSTVLGLPVSGGRSVVRQGDRVILGIGDNNRRREAGEWLDKTGVSLLTVRSRWAMVSISAVVGDGVVMIGPVVVNAAARIGKGVILNTASTVDHECVISDYVHIAPGVNLAGNVTVGQNSFIGIGAKVIPGIKIGKDCAIGAGCVIVRDVKDGSRVV, from the coding sequence ATGAAGGCTCCAAGAAACCTCTGGGTGTTCGGTGCCGGGGGGCACGGGATGGTGGTGGCCGAGACGGCTATGGAAAGCGGTCTTAAGGTGAGCGGTTTTTTGGACGACGACGAGGGAAAGTGGGGATCGACCGTCTTGGGATTGCCGGTCTCGGGGGGGAGGTCGGTCGTAAGGCAGGGAGACCGCGTTATCCTCGGAATCGGCGACAACAATCGCAGGCGGGAGGCGGGGGAATGGCTGGATAAGACGGGTGTATCCCTCCTTACCGTCCGCTCGCGCTGGGCGATGGTCTCTATCTCGGCAGTTGTGGGGGACGGGGTTGTCATGATCGGCCCCGTGGTGGTGAACGCCGCCGCAAGGATAGGTAAGGGTGTCATATTGAACACCGCCTCCACGGTCGACCACGAGTGCGTCATCTCGGACTACGTCCACATCGCCCCCGGCGTGAATCTCGCCGGAAACGTCACGGTGGGCCAAAACAGTTTTATAGGGATAGGGGCTAAAGTCATACCCGGGATAAAGATCGGTAAAGATTGCGCAATCGGGGCGGGATGTGTTATAGTTAGGGACGTCAAGGATGGAAGCAGGGTCGTGTGA
- the tsaA gene encoding tRNA (N6-threonylcarbamoyladenosine(37)-N6)-methyltransferase TrmO, whose product MEIVYRPIGRISTSLKDKGDAPIQGVFAPESMGRVELFPEYAGGLKDVEGFSHLILIYHFHRSRGWTPLKKPFLDDVERGIFSIRHYDRPNPIGISVVRLLSVDKNVLEVCEVDILDGTPLLDIKPYVPRFDVREDAVDGWLGKADKEKI is encoded by the coding sequence ATGGAGATTGTCTACAGACCGATCGGGAGGATATCCACCTCCCTGAAGGACAAAGGCGATGCCCCGATACAGGGGGTGTTCGCCCCGGAGAGCATGGGACGGGTCGAACTATTTCCGGAGTATGCCGGGGGACTCAAAGACGTCGAAGGATTCTCCCACCTCATCCTGATATACCACTTCCACAGGAGCCGCGGCTGGACGCCTCTGAAAAAGCCCTTCCTCGACGATGTAGAGAGGGGGATATTTTCGATCAGGCACTACGACAGGCCGAATCCGATAGGGATATCGGTGGTCAGGCTCTTGAGCGTCGATAAAAACGTCCTCGAGGTGTGCGAGGTGGACATCCTCGACGGGACGCCGCTTCTGGACATCAAGCCCTATGTGCCGAGATTCGACGTCAGGGAGGATGCGGTGGACGGGTGGCTCGGAAAGGCCGACAAAGAAAAAATATAG
- a CDS encoding aminotransferase class I/II-fold pyridoxal phosphate-dependent enzyme — MKKDKRIFLSPPHMSGRELDFIREAFEGNWIAPSGPDLEAFEMEFLEYLGASFGVALSSGTAAIHLALLSLGVGPGDEVLCPTFTFSATVNPIAYAGASPVFVDCDERSWNIDPYLLRGELDRLAGLGRLPRAVIFADIYGQSADVDPIMESCGRYDVPVIEDACEALGATYKGKKCGSFGLCAAFSFNGNKIITTSGGGMLVSEEEEMIKKARYLSTQAKDDTPHYQHSNIGYNYRLSNILAAIGRAQISVIEERIAQTRGVNRLYRELLGDLPGVDFMPEADYGKGTNWLTCITIDPEKFGADRERVRLRLEEENIESRPLWMPMHMQPIFSGRRKVGGEISERLFRNGLSLPSGSDMTHEDVRRVSEVIASTKGN, encoded by the coding sequence ATGAAAAAGGATAAGAGGATATTTCTTTCGCCGCCGCACATGTCAGGAAGGGAGCTCGATTTCATAAGGGAGGCCTTCGAGGGGAACTGGATCGCCCCGTCCGGCCCGGACCTCGAAGCCTTCGAGATGGAGTTCCTCGAATACCTCGGCGCCTCATTCGGCGTGGCTCTCTCCTCCGGCACGGCGGCCATTCATCTGGCCCTGTTGTCTCTGGGGGTGGGCCCGGGGGACGAGGTCCTCTGCCCGACCTTTACGTTTTCGGCCACCGTAAATCCGATCGCCTACGCCGGGGCGTCCCCGGTGTTTGTCGACTGCGATGAGAGAAGCTGGAATATCGACCCGTATCTTTTGAGAGGCGAGCTCGATCGCCTGGCCGGTCTGGGCAGGCTACCCAGGGCGGTGATATTTGCCGATATATACGGCCAGAGCGCGGACGTCGATCCGATTATGGAATCGTGCGGCCGCTACGATGTGCCGGTAATAGAGGACGCCTGCGAGGCCCTGGGGGCGACGTACAAGGGTAAAAAGTGCGGGAGCTTCGGGCTGTGTGCGGCTTTTTCCTTCAACGGCAACAAGATAATCACCACCTCCGGAGGGGGGATGCTCGTCTCGGAAGAGGAGGAGATGATCAAAAAGGCGAGGTACCTTTCCACCCAGGCCAAGGACGACACCCCACACTACCAGCACTCGAATATCGGTTACAATTACAGGCTCTCCAACATCCTCGCCGCCATCGGCAGGGCGCAGATTTCCGTGATCGAGGAGAGGATTGCCCAGACGAGAGGGGTGAACCGCCTCTATCGGGAGCTCCTGGGCGATCTTCCGGGGGTGGATTTCATGCCGGAGGCGGATTACGGAAAGGGCACCAATTGGCTCACGTGTATAACGATAGACCCGGAGAAGTTCGGCGCGGACAGGGAAAGGGTCAGGCTTCGCCTCGAGGAGGAGAATATCGAGTCGAGGCCCCTCTGGATGCCGATGCACATGCAGCCGATTTTTTCGGGCCGTCGCAAGGTCGGAGGGGAGATCTCGGAGAGACTCTTCAGAAACGGCCTTTCGCTTCCGAGCGGGTCGGACATGACCCATGAGGACGTAAGGCGCGTGTCCGAGGTTATCGCATCGACCAAGGGGAATTAA
- a CDS encoding glycosyltransferase: MMLFKLLSASRDDGFRPVVISLMGEDDLGGEIETMGVPIFTMGMRRGRPTPASFCRLVKTMRRIKPDLIQGWMYHGNFAASLAARFLKGRVPVLWNIRQSVYGFEAEKRLTAFLIRFGARLAGSTAGIVYNSIVGAEHHESLGYPVKKRIYIPNGFDCERFSPSSSARGRLIKELGLNGDEVLIGFVSRYHPMKDHGNFLKAASILGKKTEKTHFVLVGRDMTMENGGLAAMVKNTGIPERIHLLGFRREIPEITAGLDIATTSSFTEASPNVIGEAMASGVPCVVTDVGDSRDLVGDTGRVVPPKDPEALAGGWLDLIKMGVKGRKRLGAAARERIVERFSIAAVAEQYRLMYTEVLAGRQGR, translated from the coding sequence ATGATGTTATTCAAGCTTTTGAGCGCCAGTCGGGATGACGGCTTCAGGCCCGTGGTCATCTCCCTTATGGGGGAAGACGACCTCGGAGGCGAGATCGAGACGATGGGCGTTCCCATCTTTACGATGGGGATGAGGCGCGGGAGGCCCACCCCGGCTTCTTTTTGCCGCCTCGTCAAGACGATGAGGCGGATAAAGCCCGACCTGATTCAGGGGTGGATGTATCACGGGAACTTTGCGGCCTCGCTCGCGGCGAGATTCCTGAAAGGGAGAGTCCCGGTTCTCTGGAATATAAGACAGTCGGTCTACGGCTTTGAGGCGGAAAAGCGGCTCACCGCATTTCTCATCCGCTTCGGGGCGCGCCTTGCCGGCTCCACGGCCGGAATTGTATATAACTCCATCGTTGGAGCCGAGCACCACGAGTCTCTCGGCTACCCGGTTAAGAAGAGGATCTACATACCGAACGGATTCGACTGCGAAAGGTTCAGTCCCTCAAGCTCGGCGAGGGGAAGGCTCATAAAGGAGCTTGGGCTTAACGGGGATGAGGTGCTGATCGGTTTCGTCTCCCGCTACCACCCGATGAAGGATCACGGGAATTTCCTCAAGGCGGCGTCGATCCTGGGAAAAAAGACCGAAAAGACCCATTTCGTGCTGGTGGGAAGGGACATGACGATGGAAAACGGCGGGCTCGCCGCGATGGTGAAAAACACGGGTATACCGGAGAGGATTCACCTTCTGGGCTTCAGGAGGGAGATCCCGGAGATAACCGCCGGGCTCGACATCGCGACGACCTCGTCTTTCACCGAGGCCTCCCCGAACGTTATCGGGGAGGCGATGGCGTCGGGGGTGCCCTGCGTCGTCACCGACGTGGGAGATTCGAGAGACCTCGTCGGAGACACCGGGAGGGTCGTCCCCCCGAAGGACCCGGAGGCGCTGGCCGGAGGCTGGCTTGATCTGATTAAGATGGGGGTGAAGGGGAGAAAAAGGCTGGGCGCCGCCGCCAGGGAGCGGATTGTGGAGCGGTTCTCCATCGCCGCGGTCGCCGAGCAATATCGGCTAATGTATACGGAAGTGCTGGCCGGGCGGCAGGGCCGTTGA
- a CDS encoding multidrug efflux SMR transporter, translating into MSWVYLFIAIITEVAGTIFLKLSDGLSKVIPTVSMGILYALSFIFLALCIRKIEVSIAYAIWSGLGTAVISVFGYLLFDESLGALKVVSIMLIIVGVVGLNLLGQGH; encoded by the coding sequence TTGAGCTGGGTTTACCTGTTTATCGCGATCATAACGGAAGTCGCGGGGACGATCTTCCTGAAGCTCTCCGACGGGCTTTCCAAGGTGATCCCGACCGTGTCGATGGGAATCTTGTACGCCCTGAGCTTCATCTTCCTGGCGCTGTGCATCAGGAAGATCGAGGTCAGCATCGCCTATGCCATATGGTCGGGGCTGGGGACCGCTGTCATCTCCGTCTTCGGGTATCTCCTCTTCGATGAGTCGCTGGGGGCATTGAAGGTCGTATCGATCATGCTTATCATCGTGGGGGTCGTGGGCCTAAACCTTCTCGGGCAGGGTCATTAG
- the asnB gene encoding asparagine synthase (glutamine-hydrolyzing) produces MCGIAGMLKKGLTTDEAESILERMGNTMIHRGPDDSGVWADVKAGIGFSYRRLAIIDLSMEGHQPMISKNGRHLISYNGEIYNFNEIRKDLEEEGLVSGWRGHSDTEVMLEAISAWGIEAAVSRFVGMFAFALWDRSERALHLVRDRLGIKPLYYGRMGKAFLFGSEMSALKVHPDFRGEIDRDVLSLYLKRNSVPSPYSIYKGVKKLPPGAILTIKDSWEVDREEPTPRHYWNPKEIAEEGYRNQFAGDEKEAVDALEEILGIAVKLRMIADVPLGVFLSGGVDSSTVTALMQKNSTRPIKTFTIGFHEAAYNEAVDAKAVAEHLGTEHTELYLDPKDALDVIPRLPMLYDEPFSDSSQIPTFLVSKMAREHVTVCLSGDGGDELFGGYNRHFWAPRLWRRLGWMPAGVRRGLAGLLERPSPVAWDSLSSRLDFIIPKGLKQRNLGDKVQKLTTVMGAEDKYDIYRRLVTHWDESTSVVPNSKELPSITSDKKLWADIDDFSLMMMYLDMVSYLPDDILTKVDRASMGVSLEARVPIIDHRVVEFSSSLPLSMKIKGGRGKWLLRQLLYRYVPKEIIDRPKMGFAVPIDTWLRVELREWGESLLSEKRLMAEGFFSPAPIRKRWEEHLSGRWNWQHHLWDILMFQAWLEVQ; encoded by the coding sequence ATGTGCGGAATAGCCGGCATGCTGAAAAAGGGATTGACGACCGACGAGGCCGAATCGATCCTCGAGAGGATGGGCAATACAATGATCCACCGGGGCCCTGATGACTCCGGGGTCTGGGCCGATGTGAAGGCGGGGATCGGCTTTTCCTACAGGCGGCTTGCCATCATAGATTTGTCGATGGAGGGGCACCAGCCGATGATCTCGAAGAACGGCAGGCACCTCATCTCCTACAACGGCGAGATATACAATTTTAACGAGATAAGAAAAGACCTCGAAGAAGAGGGACTTGTGTCCGGGTGGCGGGGCCACTCCGACACCGAGGTAATGCTCGAGGCGATAAGTGCCTGGGGCATCGAGGCCGCCGTCTCCAGGTTCGTCGGGATGTTCGCCTTTGCCCTCTGGGACAGGAGCGAGAGGGCCCTGCACCTCGTTAGGGACAGGCTCGGGATAAAGCCCCTTTATTACGGCAGGATGGGAAAGGCCTTCCTCTTCGGGTCGGAGATGAGCGCCCTTAAAGTCCACCCGGACTTTCGCGGCGAGATCGACAGGGACGTTTTGTCCCTCTACCTAAAGCGAAACTCCGTCCCCTCGCCCTACTCGATCTACAAGGGTGTGAAAAAGCTCCCCCCGGGGGCAATCCTGACAATTAAAGACTCCTGGGAGGTCGATCGGGAGGAGCCGACGCCCCGCCATTACTGGAATCCTAAGGAGATAGCGGAGGAGGGATACAGAAACCAGTTTGCCGGAGACGAAAAGGAGGCGGTCGACGCCTTGGAGGAGATCCTCGGCATTGCTGTGAAACTCAGGATGATCGCGGACGTGCCGCTCGGAGTCTTTCTCTCCGGCGGGGTGGACTCCTCTACGGTCACGGCGCTGATGCAAAAAAACTCCACGAGGCCGATAAAGACCTTTACCATAGGCTTTCACGAGGCCGCCTATAACGAGGCGGTTGACGCAAAGGCGGTCGCCGAGCACCTCGGAACAGAGCACACGGAGCTTTACCTTGACCCCAAGGACGCCCTCGATGTGATACCGAGGCTTCCCATGCTCTACGACGAGCCCTTTTCCGACTCCTCACAGATACCAACGTTCCTCGTCTCGAAGATGGCAAGGGAGCACGTTACGGTCTGCCTCTCCGGGGACGGGGGGGACGAGCTCTTCGGGGGCTACAACCGCCACTTCTGGGCGCCGAGGCTCTGGAGGAGGCTGGGGTGGATGCCCGCCGGGGTAAGGAGGGGGCTGGCAGGGCTCCTCGAAAGGCCCTCCCCCGTCGCGTGGGACTCCCTGTCGAGTCGGCTTGATTTTATCATTCCTAAGGGATTGAAGCAGAGAAATCTTGGCGACAAGGTCCAGAAGCTTACAACGGTCATGGGTGCCGAGGATAAATACGATATCTACAGGAGGCTGGTCACGCACTGGGACGAATCAACGTCGGTCGTTCCGAACTCCAAGGAGCTGCCATCCATCACGTCCGACAAAAAACTCTGGGCCGATATAGACGACTTTTCGCTCATGATGATGTACCTCGACATGGTGAGCTACCTCCCGGACGACATACTGACGAAGGTGGATCGGGCCAGCATGGGCGTAAGCCTCGAGGCGAGGGTACCCATAATAGACCACCGGGTCGTGGAGTTCTCCTCAAGCCTCCCCCTTTCCATGAAGATCAAGGGCGGCCGGGGGAAGTGGCTTTTGAGGCAACTCCTCTACAGATATGTCCCGAAGGAGATCATCGATCGCCCGAAGATGGGTTTTGCCGTTCCCATAGATACCTGGCTCAGGGTGGAGCTGAGGGAGTGGGGGGAGTCCCTCCTCTCGGAGAAGAGATTGATGGCGGAGGGCTTTTTCAGTCCTGCCCCGATAAGAAAGAGGTGGGAGGAGCACCTTTCCGGCAGGTGGAACTGGCAGCATCATTTGTGGGACATCCTGATGTTTCAGGCCTGGCTGGAGGTGCAGTGA
- a CDS encoding sugar transferase: MNLYGAVKRVVDVMFSILGIVLLSPVLLLVSALIFVFMGRPILFRQVRPGKGGAPFTIYKFRTMTEAFDRHGNPLPDEERLTPVGSALRKTSIDELPELINVLKGDMSLVGPRPLLMEYLPLYNKEQARRHDVRPGITGLAQIMGRNAIDWDEKFKYDTYYVENIGFSLDLKILFMTLFSVFTGSGVNRSDGTPMPKFSGNRPTKKNEANI, encoded by the coding sequence ATGAATCTTTACGGAGCCGTAAAGCGTGTTGTTGATGTAATGTTTTCGATTCTCGGGATTGTCCTCCTCTCCCCCGTACTCCTTCTGGTCTCGGCGTTGATATTTGTCTTCATGGGGAGGCCGATCCTTTTCAGGCAGGTCAGGCCGGGGAAGGGGGGGGCGCCCTTTACCATCTACAAGTTTCGGACAATGACCGAAGCCTTTGACCGACACGGGAATCCCCTCCCCGACGAAGAGCGGTTGACGCCTGTCGGCAGTGCTTTAAGGAAGACGAGCATAGACGAGCTGCCGGAGCTGATAAATGTACTGAAGGGGGACATGAGCCTCGTGGGCCCGAGGCCGCTCTTGATGGAGTATCTCCCCCTCTACAATAAAGAGCAGGCGAGGCGCCACGACGTGAGGCCGGGGATCACCGGGCTCGCCCAGATCATGGGGAGAAACGCCATCGACTGGGATGAAAAGTTTAAATACGATACCTATTACGTAGAGAATATCGGTTTTTCCCTCGATCTGAAAATTCTCTTCATGACGCTCTTTTCTGTCTTCACGGGCAGCGGGGTAAACCGGAGCGACGGGACTCCGATGCCGAAGTTTAGCGGCAATAGGCCAACAAAAAAGAATGAGGCGAATATATGA